Sequence from the Pedobacter sp. D749 genome:
ATACTGCAGTTCCGGCCTGGCTGATCTGTTTTAAAAGGGTTACAATTTCTTCTGATGTTTCCGGGTCTAAGTTGCCTGTAGGTTCATCCGCAAGGATAATTTCCGGATCGTTTAACAAAGCCCTTGCAATAACAATACGTTGCTGCTCGCCACCAGAAATTTCATGTGGCATCTTTTTGATTTTAGAACGTAAACCAACTTTGTCTAAAACATCTTTAATGCGCTCGTTAATTAGTTTTTCATCTTTCCAGCCTGTTGCCTTAAGCACAAATTCAAGATTTTTTTCAATCGTTCTATCAGTAAGTAATTGAAAATCCTGAAAAACTACACCCAATTTGCGGCGTAAAAACGGAACCTGACTTTCTTTTAGGTTTTTAAGGTCGAAACCAGCAATATTGCCTTCGCCATTGCCAATATGTAAGTCGCCATATAATATTTTAAGCAAACTGCTCTTACCTGAACCTGTTTGACCAATAAGGAATACAAATTCATCTTTTTCGATATGTAAATTTACGTTTGAGAGCACTAAATGTTTCTGCTGAAAAACATCAACATTACTTAAATGAATTACTGAGTTGCCTGCCATATTATATTTCCAATTTTGCAATCTGCCCGAAAGGCAAATCTTTAACCATTTCCATAATGTAATCTTGCTTGTCGCCAAGTCCGAGCTTTTCCAGCGATTTATCAGGTCTGTCTACCCTAAAATAAGCTAAAAGTGTAAACTTGTCATCTCTCAACTGCACGTAATCTGGAATTTTGGCTATGCCTTTAACTTTAACGATATACATTGTGTCCAAAAATAGCTATTTAAG
This genomic interval carries:
- a CDS encoding cell division ATP-binding protein FtsE; this translates as MAGNSVIHLSNVDVFQQKHLVLSNVNLHIEKDEFVFLIGQTGSGKSSLLKILYGDLHIGNGEGNIAGFDLKNLKESQVPFLRRKLGVVFQDFQLLTDRTIEKNLEFVLKATGWKDEKLINERIKDVLDKVGLRSKIKKMPHEISGGEQQRIVIARALLNDPEIILADEPTGNLDPETSEEIVTLLKQISQAGTAVLMATHDYHIIRTFPSRIIKCENGVVHEDAQIV